aaatattttaagatTGTTTTACTATTAGCATATGTTAATTTACATACTGTcatcagagaaagagaaatatgTCCACTACAGTGGATTCACTTTTTACTAAGGGGAGAAACCTGTTTAGGTATGTGGTTTTGTGCTAGTTGAGAACAGTGCTGTTGGTGATGATCTACTACGGCTGTGACACATCACTGTGCATCAGGCGCTGAAGCCTTCTGGAAGTTATCCTTCTTCTTGGTTTCCATTTCTTACTCCCTGAAAACAACAAATGACAAATATTAGATCCTTATTGTAATGACTAATAACtttccatgattataatatttGACCAAAAGTAGTGCCAAACACACTCGAGCTTACTTCTACCACAAACATCCATGCAGCTCTGTTTAGAgacaaagttgttgttgcttcCCCCACATCCTGTGTATATGAACTCTTCACAGGTCTTTGTGGCAGAGTTGTAGTAATATCTTGGAATGGATGCGGAGCATTTCCCATTATCCAGGACATCCTGGCAAATCACAGGGACGGCTGCAAGACAGCACCACATAAAGTAAACACACAATATCTCTTATTCTTAATCACGATGTATACACTATGTGAGACAGGTTTAAGGTCTTCTAAATGAAACAGATAAGAGGCAGAGTAACATTAAATTGCATAGGGCCAGGTTGTCAAAAACATAGTAAATCTAACCTAAGTTAAAATTATTGTGGTTTTTTGCTAATGGTTTATGTTTAAATTTGCTTCCAAGACAAATAGAAATAATTAATGTTCATGGCCTATATATGATGTTTTATCCCCCAAACCGAtgtatatactatataataaaaataagaataagattttaaatacattttaaatgccTCCTCAAAAAATTCATACATTTTGTTCCTCATCCTACAAGTGCTCAGCATACATGAGAACGTGTTCAAGGCATCATAGGTGCTCAgtgtacatgagaatgtgttcagggcatcattgGTGCTCAGCATATacgagaatgtgttcagggcatcataggtgCCCAGCGTACATGAGAaagtgttcagggcatcataggtgCCCAGCGTACATGAGAaagtgttcagggcatcataggtgctcagtttacatgagaatgtgttcagtgcATCATAGGTGCCTCCTCATGAAGCTGGTTATTAAGAACACCAAGAGCATCCAGAGCATCATCACAAACTGTCCAGGAATTAGCGGCTCTGAAGAACTTTACGATCTACAGCATATTAAACCAAATATCAAATGTATTTTGGTTTAGCATGGCATAGTTAAACACAGCATGGTTTAATATTATTTGCATTATTTTTATACCTTCACGGTTtttctaaaatgtttttttttaactagGTGTGTACAAACTTTTGACTAGATTGTCTTTGATCTACATACATTTTGAAGGTACGCAGTACTCCATGCACGACTGTGGGGTGTGGAAGTTGTTCTCATTTCCATCACATCCTCCGTAGAAGAACTGATCACACTGCATGGAGGTCATGTTGAAATAGAAGCGTCTGAGAAGGGCTCTGCACCTCCCCTCTTCCTTTGGAAAACGACAAATTCGTGGAATTTCTAAAGAGGAAAAACACATGGCATATACATTTAACAGTGCTTTGTTAAAAGCATATCATTTAAATTAGTGTTGCATGCATTTACACATTTAATTACAGAATAGTACCCCACAAAACAGTAGGCTACATGCAGCAGAACAAGATCTCACTCAAAAAAGGAAGGACATTATTATTGCAAAATTATCATGTGTAGAAGTGTCATAAGTCACATATGTGTCATATGAAGTGTCAAAAAGTCATTTTGACAACAGACAGGCAGTGTGAGATTACTGTCTCATTCCAGATACATGTCAATATAATAATGCACAAGTTATAGAGCAATCTTTTTgccaaaattatatatatatatatatatatatatatatatatatatatatatatatatatatatatatatatagccataAATTCCTCCTAATTAGGAACATTATAACACTGAAACATTATATTTGTACTTGTTCATACCATTCATATATATCAAACGTTGTTAAAGATCCCTTTAATAACTAGCTTCTCACCAAGGACACACAACCAACACCCCAA
This Brachyhypopomus gauderio isolate BG-103 chromosome 6, BGAUD_0.2, whole genome shotgun sequence DNA region includes the following protein-coding sequences:
- the tfpi2 gene encoding tissue factor pathway inhibitor 2 isoform X2, with product MESLFTGSFLLISLLQSVFGLKPKEVCLLQVDEGSCRAYIPRFYYNTISQECEEFIYGGCSGNANNFESIQECRKTCYTIPKIPRICRFPKEEGRCRALLRRFYFNMTSMQCDQFFYGGCDGNENNFHTPQSCMEYCVPSKSVPVICQDVLDNGKCSASIPRYYYNSATKTCEEFIYTGCGGSNNNFVSKQSCMDVCGRSKLEE
- the tfpi2 gene encoding tissue factor pathway inhibitor 2 isoform X1; this translates as MESLFTGSFLLISLLQSVFGLKPKEVCLLQVDEGSCRAYIPRFYYNTISQECEEFIYGGCSGNANNFESIQECRKTCYTIPKIPRICRFPKEEGRCRALLRRFYFNMTSMQCDQFFYGGCDGNENNFHTPQSCMEYCVPSKSVPVICQDVLDNGKCSASIPRYYYNSATKTCEEFIYTGCGGSNNNFVSKQSCMDVCGRRSKKWKPRRRITSRRLQRLMHSDVSQP